GAACAAAATCTTGAGGCGTACTGTAAGTACGGTGAGGGATTTTGTGATTGAGTAGTAATTGTAGTCAGAGATGGAGTGAACATAAGATGAGCAGGTTATTTACGTCAGTCGCCTATGGGTCAAAATGGGTTAATGACCCTGTAAACCGCTTTTACGATGCGCTGTGAATTTAATAAAAATTGTTTAGGCGTCGGAAAGCTTGTTCCGGAAACTTGGTTGATCGGGTGTGTTTTGTGTGGTTCAGATAGTGTCAGCCATCCGCGAGCTACTTGCAATATCAGCAAAAAATTAATTGCGATAAGCATAAACAGAACGCAGTTCCAAAAATATTTAAGATATTTTATTTTTAATTGCATGATTGATGCGATGCCGAGAGCATATATTATTGAGTAATCAAGCATTCTTCGTGATCCGAAATATCCCGACCACCAGTCGTTTATTGAGGTATTAATATAAAGTTCGGCACCCAAGAAAATAATTAGTGGTAAAACAAATCGCGGTTTCTTTTTTGCTAAATAACAAATTCCAATAAGGGAAAGTAAATATATTGGCGTCCAAAGAAACATTCCGTGTCGTAAAGAAAATAAAAAAGGTATAATTTGAGGATTTTGCAAATAGACAAAGTTCGTATTGCTGGGTGGTTTTAATAAATATGCGCCGTATAATATTCGCCACGCGATTAATTGGGGACTTATTGTAATAAACAAACTTATTACAAGAACTGCAAAGTATTTAATAAAATTTTGCTTGTTGTTGCTAAAAAGTTGGAATAAGATAGGCACAACCAAAATTAGAAGTAATATATTTTGCCATCTGACCATGAAACATAGGCCAATTAAACAACCGATTAAAATATACCTAACGTGATCAGGCACTTTGTTTGGTGCAGTGCAGAAATATATAAATGAGGAGACCAGAAAAAATGATAATAAATGAGACCACGCCGCTTCATAAATCGTCATGTAAATGAGAGGGGTTGCGAAAAAAATTGAGAATATCGTGGCAAGCGAAACTGATTCATTGAAATAAAGTCGAAGGAATTTGTATACAACAATTAACCCCAAAAAACCATAAAAGATATTTCCAAAATTAATAAATGTATCGTGTATAACCGTAAAACCACTTAAACTATTATGGTCGGCGTATCTGGAAATGTTTATGTAACCCTCCGCAAGCAGGTACCATGGTGTTTCAAAGATGGCCACCCCAACAGGGAAGGGATTTGGATAATATCCGGTTGATGTTTTTATGTCATAGAAAGACGGGGATGTTTGATGGAATTTATTTTTGAAAAATGATCCCTCGTTTGCGAAATTAAGATCATGGTCTTTCATTAATGATCTAACATAGACGTAGTAATTGAATGAATCAGAACGGAGAGTCCAATTGGGCTGTAAAATATAAATGAGTCCCCCGATAGTAAAAGCCATAATCAAAAATACTAAAAATGGTCTTTTGCGTATTTGTGGGTTGGGCCATATGGTCATAGACGAGATGTTAAAGTAATTTAACATAAAACAAGGTGGAAGTACTGATTCTGTTAGTACGCTATTGTGTCATATTTCCACTTTGTTTCGTCTCTTACTTCTCTGGATGTCTAAGGAAAAGGACGATGAAATTGCAAATGAAAGTGTATAATTTTGATATGTCCTGGTATCTCTACATCGCGCAAGCAAAAAAGACGGGCAATTATTATGTTGGAATTTCCACGGATGTAAAAAAACGGATTGCGGTTCACAATAAGGGTAAGGGAAGTGTGATGGCTAGAACCCAGGGGCCGTTTGAGTTGGTGTATAAATCAAAAAGATTGCCAAATCAGTCGGTGGCACGGAAGTTGGAGATCAAAACTAAGGCACTGACGAAAAAACAAAAGATTAAATTAGTAGAAGGGAGTACGCAATTACCAAAACGTTAGACAAGATGTAATTATCAAGTATCAATGATCAATTTTCAATTAATTATCAATGGCTCAATTATCAATTGCGACGTCGTCTTTTGATAATTTAAAAATTGAACATTAATTGATAATTGGCCATTGAAAATTGATAATTTAAGAAATATTTTTACAAACCCCCGCCTTCAGGGAGTGGTGTGTTATTCTAGTTTAAATTTACAATCAGATTCTATGCTTCAACCAGTCCCTTCAGTTGGTGTTCGCTCAATGCTCCTACGTGTTGGCCGATTACTTGACCGTCTTTGAAAGAAAGAAAGGTTGGAAGGGCCATAATGCCATACTGATTCGCCAGTTCGGGATGTTCTTGCGCGTTCACCGCC
The bacterium DNA segment above includes these coding regions:
- a CDS encoding GIY-YIG nuclease family protein translates to MKLQMKVYNFDMSWYLYIAQAKKTGNYYVGISTDVKKRIAVHNKGKGSVMARTQGPFELVYKSKRLPNQSVARKLEIKTKALTKKQKIKLVEGSTQLPKR